The proteins below come from a single Streptomyces sp. B3I8 genomic window:
- the rho gene encoding transcription termination factor Rho: MSDTTDLMGARVEDTAAAPATDASAPATGAGSRRRRGTGLEGMVLAELQQVASGLGIRGTARMRKSQLIEVIKEAQAGGGAPAKATADTAGESKPKRRATSRTRTGDEAAAAAEPAEQPAEQAASQQQIDIPGQPSPKVSAPAEQGGTSGGEAPVERRRRRATAEAGSPETVTAEARTETSAAQQGQGGEGRDGDQGGDGRQGRQSRRERGRDRGDRDRDRGDRDRADRDRGDRGDRADRDRRGKGDDQNNQQRGQQNNQQRGGGGPQDDGYDDDGTGRRGRRGRYRDRRGRRGRDDVQEPQINEDDVLIPVAGILDILDNYAFIRTSGYLPGPNDVYVSLAQVRKNGLRKGDHVTGAVRQPKEGERREKFNALVRLDSVNGMAPEHGRGRPEFNKLTPLYPQDRLRLETDPGVLTTRIIDLVSPIGKGQRGLIVAPPKTGKTMIMQAVANAITHNNPECHLMVVLVDERPEEVTDMQRSVKGEVISSTFDRPAEDHTTVAELAIERAKRLVELGHDVVVLLDSITRLGRAYNLAAPASGRILSGGVDSTALYPPKRFFGAARNIEDGGSLTILATALVDTGSRMDEVIFEEFKGTGNMELKLDRKLADKRIFPAVDVDASGTRKEEILLGSDELAITWKLRRVLHALDSQQAIELLLDKMKQTKSNAEFLMQIQKTTPAPGNSD; this comes from the coding sequence GTGAGCGACACCACCGATCTGATGGGCGCACGTGTCGAGGACACCGCTGCCGCGCCCGCCACGGACGCCTCCGCGCCTGCCACCGGTGCCGGCTCCCGGCGTCGCCGTGGCACCGGCCTCGAAGGCATGGTGCTGGCCGAGCTGCAGCAGGTCGCCTCGGGCCTCGGGATCAGGGGCACCGCGCGGATGCGCAAGAGCCAGCTGATCGAGGTCATCAAGGAGGCACAGGCCGGCGGGGGAGCCCCCGCCAAGGCCACCGCGGACACCGCGGGCGAGAGCAAGCCGAAGCGCCGGGCCACCTCCCGCACGCGCACCGGCGACGAGGCCGCGGCCGCCGCCGAGCCGGCCGAGCAGCCGGCCGAGCAGGCCGCCTCCCAGCAGCAGATCGACATCCCCGGCCAGCCCTCCCCGAAGGTCTCGGCCCCGGCCGAGCAGGGAGGCACCTCCGGTGGCGAGGCCCCCGTCGAGCGGCGTCGGCGCCGCGCGACCGCCGAGGCCGGCAGCCCCGAGACGGTCACCGCCGAGGCCAGGACCGAGACCTCCGCCGCACAGCAGGGCCAGGGCGGCGAGGGCCGGGACGGCGACCAGGGCGGCGACGGCCGGCAGGGCCGGCAGAGCCGCCGCGAGCGCGGCCGTGACCGCGGCGACCGGGACCGCGACCGCGGTGACCGTGATCGTGCCGACCGGGACCGCGGTGACCGTGGCGACCGTGCCGACCGGGACCGCCGCGGCAAGGGCGACGACCAGAACAACCAGCAGCGCGGCCAGCAGAACAACCAGCAGCGCGGTGGCGGCGGCCCGCAGGACGACGGCTACGACGACGACGGTACCGGCCGCCGCGGCCGGCGCGGCCGGTACCGCGACCGCAGGGGCCGGCGCGGGCGCGACGACGTGCAGGAGCCGCAGATCAACGAGGACGACGTCCTGATCCCCGTCGCGGGCATCCTGGACATCCTCGACAACTACGCGTTCATCCGGACCTCCGGCTACCTGCCCGGCCCGAACGACGTGTACGTCTCCCTCGCCCAGGTCCGCAAGAACGGCCTGCGCAAGGGCGACCACGTCACCGGCGCGGTCCGCCAGCCCAAGGAGGGCGAGCGCCGCGAGAAGTTCAACGCGCTGGTGCGCCTGGACTCCGTCAACGGCATGGCCCCCGAACACGGCCGCGGCCGCCCGGAGTTCAACAAGCTCACCCCCCTCTACCCGCAGGACCGGCTCCGTCTGGAGACCGACCCGGGCGTGCTGACGACCCGGATCATCGACCTGGTCTCGCCCATCGGCAAGGGCCAGCGCGGTCTGATCGTGGCCCCGCCGAAGACCGGCAAGACCATGATCATGCAGGCGGTCGCCAACGCGATCACCCACAACAACCCCGAGTGCCACCTGATGGTCGTCCTGGTCGACGAGCGTCCGGAAGAGGTCACCGACATGCAGCGGTCGGTCAAGGGCGAGGTCATCTCCTCGACCTTCGACCGCCCGGCCGAGGACCACACCACGGTCGCCGAGCTCGCCATCGAGCGCGCCAAGCGCCTGGTGGAGCTGGGTCACGACGTCGTCGTGCTGCTCGACTCGATCACCCGTCTGGGCCGCGCGTACAACCTCGCCGCCCCGGCCTCCGGCCGCATCCTCTCCGGTGGTGTCGACTCGACCGCCCTGTACCCGCCGAAGCGCTTCTTCGGTGCGGCCCGCAACATCGAGGACGGTGGCTCGCTGACCATCCTCGCCACCGCCCTGGTGGACACCGGGTCCCGCATGGACGAGGTGATCTTCGAGGAGTTCAAGGGCACCGGCAACATGGAGCTCAAGCTCGACCGGAAGCTCGCCGACAAGCGCATCTTCCCCGCGGTGGACGTCGACGCGTCCGGCACCCGCAAGGAGGAGATCCTCCTCGGCAGCGACGAGCTGGCCATCACGTGGAAGCTGCGCCGGGTGCTGCACGCGCTCGACTCGCAGCAGGCGATCGAACTGCTCCTCGACAAGATGAAGCAGACCAAGTCGAACGCCGAGTTCCTGATGCAGATCCAGAAGACGACGCCGGCGCCGGGCAACAGCGACTGA
- a CDS encoding L-threonylcarbamoyladenylate synthase: MARRYDTNDATDRATGLREAASAVRRGELVVLPTDTVYGIGADAFSAEAVGDLLQAKGRGRTMPSPVLIGSPNTLHGLVTDFSEMAWELVDAFWPGALTLVAKHQPSLQWDLGETRGTVAVRMPLHPVAIELLTEVGPMAVSSANLTGHPAPEDCDAAQEMLGDSVSVYLDGGPTPGNVPSSIVDVTGKVPVLLRQGALSAEELRKVVPDLEVAN; the protein is encoded by the coding sequence ATGGCACGGCGATACGACACCAACGACGCCACCGACCGCGCGACCGGGCTGCGCGAGGCGGCCTCCGCCGTGCGCCGCGGTGAACTCGTGGTGCTTCCGACCGACACCGTCTACGGCATCGGCGCCGACGCCTTCTCCGCGGAGGCCGTCGGCGACCTGCTGCAGGCCAAGGGGCGCGGCCGCACCATGCCCTCGCCCGTCCTCATCGGCTCCCCGAACACCCTGCACGGCCTCGTCACCGACTTCTCCGAGATGGCCTGGGAACTCGTCGACGCGTTCTGGCCGGGCGCCCTCACGCTCGTCGCCAAGCACCAGCCGTCCCTGCAGTGGGACCTCGGCGAGACCCGCGGCACGGTCGCCGTGCGCATGCCGCTGCACCCCGTCGCCATCGAACTGCTCACCGAGGTCGGCCCCATGGCCGTCTCCTCCGCCAACCTCACCGGCCACCCGGCGCCCGAGGACTGCGACGCCGCGCAGGAGATGCTCGGCGACTCCGTCTCCGTCTACCTCGACGGCGGCCCCACCCCCGGCAACGTGCCGTCCTCCATCGTCGACGTCACCGGCAAGGTCCCGGTGCTGCTGCGCCAGGGCGCGCTCTCGGCGGAGGAGCTGCGCAAGGTGGTACCCGACCTCGAGGTGGCGAATTGA
- the thrC gene encoding threonine synthase, with the protein MTHQWRGIIEEYRDRLPVSDTTEVVTLREGGTPLVPAQVLSERTGCEVHLKVEGANPTGSFKDRGMTMAITRAKEEGAKAVICASTGNTSASAAAYAVRAGMVCAVLVPQGKIALGKMGQALVHGAKILQVDGNFDDCLTLARSLADNYPVSLVNSVNPVRIEGQKTGAFEIVDMLGDAPDIHVLPVGNAGNITAYWKGYTEYAADGVSSRKPRMWGFQASGSAPIVRGEVVKDPSTIATAIRIGNPASWQFALAARDESGGAIDEVTDREILRAYRLLAAQEGVFVEPASAASVAGLLKAAEQGKVDPGQTIVCTVTGNGLKDPDWAVAGAPQPVTVPVDAATAAERLGLA; encoded by the coding sequence ATGACCCACCAGTGGCGCGGAATCATCGAGGAGTACCGGGACCGGCTGCCGGTCTCCGACACCACCGAGGTCGTGACACTCCGCGAGGGCGGCACGCCGCTCGTGCCCGCGCAGGTGCTCTCCGAGCGCACGGGCTGCGAGGTCCACCTGAAGGTGGAGGGCGCCAACCCCACCGGTTCCTTCAAGGACCGCGGCATGACGATGGCCATCACACGGGCCAAGGAGGAGGGCGCCAAGGCGGTCATCTGTGCCTCCACGGGCAACACCTCGGCCTCCGCCGCCGCCTACGCCGTGCGCGCCGGGATGGTCTGCGCGGTGCTCGTGCCGCAGGGCAAGATCGCGCTCGGCAAGATGGGCCAGGCCCTCGTCCACGGCGCCAAGATCCTCCAGGTCGACGGCAACTTCGACGACTGCCTCACGCTCGCCCGCTCCCTGGCCGACAACTACCCGGTGTCGCTGGTCAATTCGGTCAACCCGGTGCGTATCGAGGGCCAGAAGACCGGTGCCTTCGAGATCGTGGACATGCTGGGCGACGCCCCCGACATCCACGTCCTGCCGGTGGGCAACGCGGGCAACATCACGGCCTACTGGAAGGGCTACACCGAGTACGCCGCCGACGGCGTGTCCTCCCGCAAGCCCCGCATGTGGGGCTTCCAGGCCTCCGGTTCGGCGCCGATCGTGCGCGGCGAGGTCGTCAAGGACCCGTCGACCATCGCCACCGCCATCCGCATCGGCAACCCGGCCTCCTGGCAGTTCGCGCTGGCCGCGCGGGACGAGTCCGGCGGTGCCATCGACGAGGTGACGGACCGTGAGATCCTGCGCGCCTACCGGCTGTTGGCGGCACAGGAGGGCGTGTTCGTGGAGCCGGCGTCGGCCGCGTCGGTCGCCGGTCTGCTGAAGGCGGCCGAGCAGGGCAAGGTCGACCCGGGGCAGACCATCGTCTGCACGGTCACCGGCAACGGCCTCAAGGACCCGGACTGGGCGGTCGCCGGGGCGCCGCAGCCGGTCACCGTGCCGGTCGACGCGGCGACGGCGGCGGAGCGGCTCGGGCTCGCGTAA
- the glyA gene encoding serine hydroxymethyltransferase yields the protein MTVVPPAPPADLLRHQDPQLADLLLGELTRQSTTLQLIAAENFTSPAVLAALGSALANKYAEGYPAARYHGGCEIVDAAERLAVDRAKALFGADHANVQPHSGSSAVLAAYAALLRPGDTVLAMGLHFGGHLTHGSPANFSGRWFDFVGYGVDADSGLIDYAQVRALARAHRPRAIVCGSISYPRHPDYAAFRAIADEVGAHLVVDAAHPIGLVAGGAAPSPVPYADVVCATTHKVLRGPRGGMLLCGADLADRIDRAVFPFTQAGAQMNAIAAKAVAFGEAATPAFAAYAHQVVVNARALAGALAAEGMSVTTGGTDTHLLTVDPAPLGVDARTARGRLAAAGLVLDTCALPHGDARGLRLGTAAVTTQGMGEAEMVRIGRLLGTVLKRSGEDGRGGEAREVRDAVADLTGRFPPYPDQFAL from the coding sequence ATGACGGTCGTCCCGCCCGCGCCACCCGCCGACCTCCTGCGCCACCAGGACCCGCAGCTCGCCGACCTCCTCCTCGGCGAGCTGACCAGGCAGTCCACCACCCTCCAGCTCATCGCCGCGGAGAACTTCACCTCGCCCGCCGTGCTGGCGGCCCTCGGCTCGGCCCTGGCCAACAAGTACGCCGAGGGCTACCCCGCCGCCCGGTACCACGGCGGCTGCGAGATCGTCGACGCCGCCGAACGCCTCGCCGTCGACCGCGCCAAGGCCCTCTTCGGCGCGGACCACGCCAACGTGCAGCCCCACTCGGGTTCCTCCGCCGTCCTCGCCGCCTACGCGGCCCTGCTGCGCCCCGGCGACACCGTCCTCGCCATGGGCCTGCACTTCGGCGGCCACCTCACCCACGGCTCGCCCGCCAACTTCTCCGGCCGCTGGTTCGACTTCGTCGGCTACGGCGTCGACGCCGACAGCGGCCTGATCGACTACGCCCAGGTCCGCGCCCTCGCTCGCGCCCACCGGCCCAGGGCGATCGTCTGCGGCTCGATCTCCTACCCCCGCCACCCCGACTACGCCGCCTTCCGCGCGATCGCCGACGAGGTGGGCGCACACCTCGTCGTCGACGCCGCGCACCCCATCGGCCTGGTCGCCGGGGGTGCGGCGCCCAGCCCCGTCCCGTACGCCGACGTCGTCTGCGCCACCACCCACAAGGTGCTGCGCGGCCCGCGCGGCGGCATGCTGCTGTGCGGCGCGGACCTGGCCGACCGCATCGACCGCGCCGTCTTCCCGTTCACGCAGGCCGGGGCCCAGATGAACGCGATCGCCGCGAAGGCCGTCGCGTTCGGCGAGGCGGCGACGCCGGCCTTCGCGGCCTACGCCCACCAGGTCGTCGTCAACGCCCGCGCGCTCGCCGGCGCCCTGGCCGCCGAGGGGATGTCGGTCACCACCGGCGGCACCGACACCCACCTGCTCACCGTCGACCCCGCCCCGCTCGGCGTCGACGCCCGCACCGCCCGCGGCCGGCTGGCCGCCGCCGGGCTCGTCCTGGACACCTGCGCCCTGCCGCACGGCGACGCCCGCGGCCTGCGGCTGGGCACCGCCGCGGTGACCACGCAGGGCATGGGGGAGGCCGAGATGGTTCGGATCGGGCGGCTGCTCGGGACCGTGCTCAAGAGGTCCGGCGAGGACGGCCGGGGCGGTGAGGCGCGCGAAGTGCGCGACGCGGTCGCGGATCTCACCGGGAGATTTCCGCCGTATCCGGATCAATTTGCCCTGTGA
- the thrB gene encoding homoserine kinase, whose product MAGPAFRAAAVRVRVPATSANLGPGFDALGLALGLYDDVVVRVADSGLHIDIAGEGSETLPRDESHLLVRALRTAFDVLGGQPRGLEIVCANRIPHGRGLGSSSAAICAGIVAARAVTIGGEARLDDTALLELATEIEGHPDNVAACLLGGFTLSWMDAGAARAIRTEPADSIVPVVFVPGKPVLTETARGLLPRTVPHVDAAANAGRAALLVEALTRRPELLLPATEDRLHQEYRAPAMPESAALVERLRGDGVPAVISGAGPTVLALADEASADKVAHLAGPGWAANRLELDGTGASVLPLAAPGAGTGAGAGTGAGTGASSGVGTGAAKGAGADSGDGAGAGR is encoded by the coding sequence ATGGCCGGTCCAGCGTTCCGCGCCGCCGCCGTCCGGGTGCGTGTCCCCGCCACCAGCGCCAATCTCGGTCCGGGCTTCGACGCCCTCGGCCTCGCGCTGGGTCTCTACGACGACGTCGTCGTCCGGGTGGCCGACTCCGGGCTGCACATCGACATCGCGGGCGAGGGCAGCGAGACCCTGCCCCGCGACGAGAGCCACCTCCTCGTCCGCGCCCTGCGCACCGCCTTCGACGTCCTGGGCGGACAGCCCCGCGGCCTGGAGATCGTCTGCGCCAACCGCATCCCGCACGGCCGCGGCCTCGGCTCCTCCTCCGCCGCCATCTGCGCCGGCATCGTCGCCGCGCGGGCGGTGACCATAGGCGGCGAGGCCAGGCTCGACGACACCGCGCTCCTCGAACTGGCCACCGAGATCGAGGGCCACCCCGACAACGTCGCCGCCTGTCTGCTCGGCGGTTTCACGCTCTCCTGGATGGACGCCGGCGCCGCCCGGGCCATCAGGACCGAGCCCGCCGATTCCATCGTTCCGGTGGTTTTCGTGCCCGGGAAGCCGGTCCTCACCGAGACCGCGCGCGGACTGCTCCCACGCACCGTCCCGCACGTCGACGCCGCAGCCAACGCGGGCCGCGCCGCCCTGCTCGTCGAGGCGCTCACCCGGCGCCCGGAACTGCTGCTGCCCGCCACCGAGGACCGTCTCCACCAGGAGTACCGCGCGCCCGCCATGCCGGAGAGCGCCGCGCTGGTGGAGCGGCTGCGCGGGGACGGCGTCCCGGCGGTCATCTCCGGTGCCGGACCCACCGTCCTGGCCCTCGCGGACGAGGCGAGCGCCGACAAGGTGGCCCATCTGGCGGGCCCCGGCTGGGCCGCCAACCGGCTGGAACTCGACGGCACCGGGGCGAGCGTGCTGCCGCTCGCCGCCCCCGGGGCGGGAACCGGAGCGGGGGCCGGCACCGGGGCCGGGACGGGAGCGTCGTCCGGGGTCGGGACAGGGGCGGCGAAGGGGGCCGGCGCGGATTCCGGCGACGGGGCCGGTGCCGGGCGATAA
- the prfA gene encoding peptide chain release factor 1, giving the protein MFEAVEELVGEHADLEKKLADPAVHADQANARRLNKRYAELTPIVAAYRTWKRVGDDIGTAREFAADDPDFVAEVKELEQQREELTEKLRLLLVPRDPNDDKDVILEIKAGAGGDESALFAGDLLRMYLRYAERVGWKTEIIDATESELGGYKDVQVAVKTKGGQGATEPGQGVWARLKYEGGVHRVQRVPATESQGRIHTSAAGVLVTPEAEEVDVEINPNDLRIDVYRSSGPGGQSVNTTDSAVRITHLPTGVVASCQNEKSQLQNKEQALRILRSRLLAAAQEEAEKEAADARRSQVRTVDRSEKIRTYNFPENRISDHRVGFKAYNLDQVLDGDLGAVIQACVDADSAAKLAAA; this is encoded by the coding sequence ATGTTCGAGGCGGTCGAGGAACTCGTCGGTGAGCACGCCGACCTGGAGAAGAAGCTCGCCGACCCTGCCGTGCACGCCGACCAGGCCAACGCGCGCAGGCTCAACAAGCGGTACGCCGAGCTGACCCCGATCGTCGCGGCGTACCGGACCTGGAAGCGGGTCGGCGACGACATCGGCACCGCCCGCGAGTTCGCGGCCGACGACCCCGACTTCGTCGCGGAGGTCAAGGAGCTGGAGCAGCAGCGCGAGGAGCTCACCGAGAAGCTGCGGCTGCTGCTCGTCCCGCGCGACCCCAACGACGACAAGGACGTCATCCTCGAGATCAAGGCCGGCGCCGGCGGCGACGAGTCCGCCCTGTTCGCCGGTGACCTGCTGCGGATGTATCTGCGCTACGCCGAGCGCGTCGGCTGGAAGACCGAGATCATCGACGCCACCGAGTCCGAGCTCGGCGGCTACAAGGACGTCCAGGTCGCCGTGAAGACCAAGGGCGGCCAGGGCGCCACCGAGCCCGGCCAGGGCGTCTGGGCGCGGCTGAAGTACGAGGGCGGCGTGCACCGCGTGCAGCGCGTGCCCGCGACCGAGTCCCAGGGCCGCATCCACACTTCCGCCGCCGGTGTCCTCGTCACGCCCGAGGCGGAGGAGGTCGACGTCGAGATCAATCCGAACGACCTCCGCATCGACGTCTACCGCTCCTCCGGGCCCGGAGGGCAGTCGGTCAACACCACCGACTCCGCCGTCCGCATCACGCACCTGCCCACCGGTGTCGTCGCCTCCTGCCAGAACGAGAAGAGCCAGCTGCAGAACAAGGAGCAGGCGCTGCGTATCCTGCGCTCCAGGCTCCTCGCGGCGGCCCAGGAGGAGGCGGAGAAGGAGGCCGCGGACGCCCGCCGCAGCCAGGTCCGCACCGTCGACCGCTCCGAGAAGATCCGTACGTACAACTTCCCGGAGAACCGCATCTCCGACCACCGGGTCGGCTTCAAGGCGTACAACCTGGACCAGGTCCTGGACGGCGACCTCGGCGCGGTCATCCAGGCCTGCGTCGACGCGGACTCGGCGGCCAAGCTCGCCGCCGCGTAG
- a CDS encoding LCP family protein, with the protein MPADSTPDAVTPDPGPAGPRSPEGSGRDAGGGGRRRTPLGARRRALRLTSWIAFGILLLGGAGVGYLYLKLNGNIRSIDLDQALGGHRPTDVDNGSEDILVLGSDTRSGGNRKLGGGTDDGTARSDTAMIVHVYDGHKRASVVSVPRDTLVDRPACTGADGAEHPAAPGVMFNSAYSTGGVPCAVKTVETMTGIRMDHFLEVDFAGFEKLVDELGGVKVTTAKAIDDPDSHLDLPAGTHTLDGGQALGLVRTRHGVGDGSDLGRIQLQQAFIKALVTRVKQIGVLTSPKKLYDLADTATRAVTTDSGLGSVKDLVSFAGGLKGVSAQKMHMVTMPVRYDPANGNRVLVDEAKAAQVWAALKGDRAVPASATEGTAAGEASGVVSGS; encoded by the coding sequence ATGCCCGCCGACAGCACACCGGACGCCGTGACCCCGGACCCCGGTCCCGCGGGCCCCAGGAGCCCTGAGGGCTCCGGACGGGATGCGGGCGGCGGAGGCCGCCGCCGCACGCCGCTCGGCGCGCGGCGCAGGGCCCTGCGCCTCACGTCCTGGATCGCCTTCGGCATCCTCCTGCTCGGCGGAGCCGGCGTCGGCTACCTGTACCTCAAGCTCAACGGCAACATCCGCAGCATCGACCTCGACCAGGCGCTGGGCGGCCACCGCCCGACCGACGTCGACAACGGCTCCGAGGACATCCTGGTACTGGGCTCCGACACCCGCTCCGGCGGCAACCGGAAACTGGGCGGCGGCACGGACGACGGCACGGCACGCTCCGACACGGCGATGATCGTGCACGTGTACGACGGCCATAAGCGGGCGAGCGTCGTCTCCGTGCCGCGCGACACCCTCGTCGACCGCCCCGCGTGCACCGGAGCCGACGGCGCGGAGCATCCCGCCGCACCCGGCGTCATGTTCAACTCCGCGTACTCCACCGGGGGCGTCCCGTGCGCCGTCAAGACCGTGGAGACCATGACCGGCATCCGGATGGACCACTTCCTGGAGGTGGACTTCGCGGGCTTCGAGAAGCTCGTCGACGAGCTCGGCGGTGTGAAGGTGACGACGGCGAAGGCCATCGACGACCCCGACAGCCATCTCGACCTGCCGGCCGGCACCCACACCCTCGACGGCGGGCAGGCGCTCGGTCTCGTCCGCACGCGGCACGGCGTGGGCGACGGCTCCGACCTCGGCCGGATCCAGCTCCAGCAGGCGTTCATCAAGGCGCTGGTCACCCGGGTGAAGCAGATCGGGGTGCTGACCAGTCCGAAGAAGCTGTACGACCTCGCGGACACGGCGACGAGGGCGGTGACCACCGACTCCGGGCTCGGGTCGGTGAAGGACCTGGTGTCCTTCGCGGGGGGACTCAAGGGTGTCAGCGCTCAGAAGATGCACATGGTCACCATGCCGGTGCGGTACGACCCGGCGAACGGGAACCGGGTGCTGGTGGACGAGGCCAAGGCGGCGCAGGTGTGGGCGGCGCTGAAGGGGGACCGGGCGGTTCCCGCGAGCGCGACGGAGGGGACCGCGGCGGGTGAGGCGAGCGGGGTCGTGTCGGGGTCCTGA
- the rpmE gene encoding 50S ribosomal protein L31: MKRDIHPEYVETQVSCTCGASFTTRSTIQSGTIRAEVCSECHPFYTGKQKILDTGGRVARFEARFGKAAAAKK; encoded by the coding sequence TTGAAGCGCGACATCCACCCCGAGTACGTCGAGACCCAGGTCAGCTGCACCTGCGGCGCGTCGTTCACCACTCGCAGCACCATTCAGTCCGGCACCATCCGTGCCGAGGTCTGCTCCGAGTGCCACCCGTTCTACACGGGCAAGCAGAAGATCCTCGACACCGGTGGCCGCGTGGCCCGCTTCGAGGCCCGCTTCGGCAAGGCTGCCGCTGCCAAGAAGTAG
- the prmC gene encoding peptide chain release factor N(5)-glutamine methyltransferase, translated as MLLAEVAQATQRLADAGVPSPRTDAEELAAFVHGVKRGQLHTVKDSDFDARYWEVVARREAREPLQHITGRAFFRYLELQVGPGVFVPRPETESVVGWAIDAVRAMDVVEPCIVDLCTGSGAIALALAQEVPRSRVHAVELSEDAHEWARKNMEGSRVELRQGNALTAFPDLDGQVDLVVSNPPYIPLTEWEYVAPEARDHDPELALFSGEDGLELIRGLERTAHRLLRPGGVVVVEHADTQGGQVPWIFAEEKGWADAADHPDLNNRPRFATARKALP; from the coding sequence GTGCTGCTCGCGGAGGTGGCCCAGGCCACCCAGCGGCTCGCCGACGCCGGCGTGCCCTCGCCGCGCACCGACGCCGAGGAGCTGGCCGCGTTCGTGCACGGCGTCAAGCGGGGTCAGCTGCACACCGTCAAGGACTCCGACTTCGACGCCCGGTACTGGGAGGTCGTCGCCCGCCGAGAGGCCCGCGAACCGCTCCAGCACATCACCGGGCGCGCCTTCTTCCGCTACCTGGAGCTCCAGGTCGGCCCCGGCGTCTTCGTGCCCCGCCCCGAGACCGAGTCCGTCGTCGGCTGGGCCATAGACGCCGTGCGGGCCATGGACGTCGTCGAGCCGTGCATCGTCGATCTGTGCACCGGCTCCGGCGCCATCGCGCTCGCCCTCGCCCAGGAGGTCCCGCGCTCGCGTGTCCACGCCGTGGAGCTGTCCGAGGACGCCCACGAGTGGGCCCGCAAGAACATGGAGGGGTCAAGGGTCGAACTGCGCCAGGGCAACGCCCTGACCGCCTTCCCCGACCTCGACGGCCAGGTCGACCTCGTCGTCTCCAACCCGCCGTACATCCCGCTCACCGAGTGGGAGTACGTCGCCCCCGAGGCCCGCGACCACGACCCCGAACTCGCCCTGTTCTCCGGCGAGGACGGCCTCGAACTCATCCGCGGCCTGGAACGCACCGCGCACCGGCTGCTGCGGCCCGGCGGGGTCGTCGTCGTCGAGCACGCCGACACCCAGGGCGGCCAGGTGCCGTGGATCTTCGCCGAGGAGAAGGGCTGGGCCGACGCGGCCGACCACCCCGACCTCAACAACCGGCCGCGGTTCGCGACCGCCCGCAAGGCGCTGCCGTGA
- a CDS encoding protein-tyrosine-phosphatase, whose product MRGIGNGGGWGSPAYGAPGDTFRILHVSTGNVCRSPITERLTRHALADRLGDPLWGGLVVESAGTWGHEGAPMEANAETVLADFGADASGFVGRELLDEHVIEADLVLTATRDHRAQVISMGHSAGLRTFTLKEFTRLVNAIDMATLPPLEDGVIARARALVRAAAALRGWLLAPTAEADEVYDPYGAPLTFFRSIGEEINEALDPVVTALTGVPART is encoded by the coding sequence ATGCGTGGCATAGGCAACGGGGGCGGGTGGGGCAGCCCGGCGTACGGCGCTCCCGGCGACACCTTCCGCATCCTCCACGTCAGCACCGGCAACGTGTGCCGCTCGCCCATCACCGAGCGGCTCACCCGGCACGCCCTGGCCGACCGGCTCGGCGACCCCCTGTGGGGCGGTCTCGTCGTCGAGAGCGCGGGGACCTGGGGGCACGAGGGCGCGCCCATGGAGGCCAACGCGGAGACCGTGCTGGCCGACTTCGGCGCGGACGCCTCCGGGTTCGTGGGGCGGGAACTGCTCGACGAGCACGTCATCGAGGCCGACCTGGTGCTCACCGCCACGCGGGACCACCGGGCGCAGGTGATCTCCATGGGGCACTCGGCGGGGCTGCGGACCTTCACGCTCAAGGAGTTCACGCGGCTGGTGAACGCGATCGACATGGCGACACTGCCGCCGCTCGAGGACGGCGTGATCGCGCGTGCGCGCGCGCTCGTGCGGGCGGCCGCCGCACTGCGGGGCTGGCTCCTCGCGCCCACGGCCGAGGCGGACGAGGTCTACGACCCCTACGGTGCGCCGCTGACCTTCTTCCGCTCCATCGGCGAGGAGATAAACGAGGCCCTCGACCCGGTCGTCACCGCCCTGACCGGAGTGCCGGCCCGCACGTGA